The following DNA comes from Camelina sativa cultivar DH55 chromosome 14, Cs, whole genome shotgun sequence.
AAAGCAAAGCAAACACAGACCCAAATATTCAAGGCTGCATATGATCAGATCGAGAAGGAGAAAGCCATGGAGCAAGAGAATAAGAATCTTAACTTTTCAGGAATAGTTTCAATGGCTAGTAATACTGAGACGAGGAATAAAAGACCTCTCATGGAGCTTTCTTATAAAGATCTAACTCTTACCTTGAAGTCCAATGGTAAGCATGTGTTGAGATGTGTCACAGGAAGCATGAAACCAGGTCGGATCACAGCTGTGATGGGTCCATCAGGCGCAGGAAAGACAAGTCTGCTCTCTGCTTTGGCTGGGAAAGCTGTTGGTTGCAAACTGAGTGGTTCAATTCTTATAAACGGGAAGCAAGAATCAAtccattcatataaaaaaattattggttttgtGCCACAAGATGACGTTGTTCATGGAAACTTGACGGTAGAAGAAAATATTTGGTTCCATGCTAAATGCAGATTACCTGCGGGTCTATCGAAAGCAGAAAAAGTTCTTGTGGTTGAAAGAACCATCGACTCTTTGGGGCTACAACCTGTGAGGAATTCTTTAGTTGGTACGGTGGAGAAGCGGGGAATCTCAGGAGGGCAGAGGAAACGAGTCAATGTGGGTTTAGAAATGGTAATGGAGCCTTCGATTTTATTCTTGGATGAGCCTACTTCTGGCTTGGATAGTGCCTCATCACAGCTTCTTCTTAGAGCACTTCGGCATGAAGCCTTCGAGGGAGTCAACATTTGCATGGTTGTTCACCAACCGAGGTATCTTGTAAAACAAGTTACACGTAGAGGAAATATCTTTATCATGTgccatgaagttttttttaattcatatttcTGAATTTGTTGCAGTTACACTTTGTTCAAAACGTTCAATGATCTAGTACTTCTCGCGAAAGGTGGACTTACTGTTTACCATGGATCAGTCGACAATGTCGAAGAATACTTCTCCGGGTTGGGAATAAATGTTCCAGACCGTATCAACCCTCCTGACTATTACATCGACGTTCTTGAAGGCATAACAATTGGGAATTCTGGTGTTGATTACAAAGAGCTTCCTCAAAGGTGGATGCTTCACAAAGGGTACTCGGTTCCATTAGATATGCGGAACAACAGTGCTGATGGTCTTCAAACGAATCCAGACATTGGTAATAATTCACACGGTAATGCAGAACAAACATTTGCCAGAGAGCTGTGGGGAGATGTGAAGAGTAATTCCATGTTGCGTAGTGATAAAATACAGCACAACTTCTTGAAGTCTAGAGATTTGTCCCACAGAAGAACCCCTTCTATGTGGCTacaatacaaatattttcttggaaGGTTTGATCTTCTCAAATTTTCTATGTGACTTATTTAAGAGCAGTTGATTCTTGGATGTCGGAATAAAGAAGAGCTATGTTCTTGATTTCAGGGTAGCTAAGCAGCAAATGAGAGAAGCTAAGTTACAAGCCACAGACTATTTGATCTTGTTGCTTGCTGGAGCTTGTTTAGGATTACTTACTAAAAAAAGTGCTGATGAGAGCTTTGGATATCTTGGCTATACCTACACTATTATCGCAGTCTGTGAGTTGGATCATTACTGTTATTAATCAATTTCTGAAAAATTTCTTCATGTTCTTATGGATcttgtgtctttttttgtttttcttcttcttcatctgtcaGCTCTTCTTTGCAAAATAGCAGCTTTAAGATCATTCTCACTAGACAAGTTACATTACTGGAGAGAAAGTGCTTCGGGGATGAGTAGCTCTGCCTGCTTCCTTGCCAAAGATACAATAGACTTTTTCAATGTACTTGTCAAGCCATTGGTCTATCTCTCTATGTTCTATTTCTTCACGAATCCAAGATCCACATTTTTGGATAACTATATTATTTTGGCCTGCCTCGTATATTGTGTGACCGGTATTGCATATGCCTTGGCTATCTTTCTCCAACCAAGCTCAGCACAGCTGGTGAGTTTCctttcgaagaagaagaatcatactCTCTGTACTTAATTCTAATCGACAAACTTATTGGGGATTTTATTGCAGTTTTCTGTTCTTCTTCCAGTCGTTTTAACACTTGTTTCATCCCGACCGAAGGATGATAGTAAAGCTATTAGGATAATGGCTGACTTGAGCTATCCAAAGTGGGCGTTGCAGGCATTTGTGATAGTAAATGCTCAAAGGTACGAAAACATGTTGGAAAAGCAAAAAGCATAAAGAAGTTAATTACCTACCAAAAGCTTGGTTTGATTCCTTCTGTACATTTATTGGGTTTCAGGTACTATGGAGTATGGATGATTACGCGGTGTGGTATGCTTTGGAAGTATGGCTACGACATTAACGAATGGAATCTATGTATAATGATACTGCTTCTCGTAGGTGTGGCCACTCGTGGAATTGCCTTTGTGGGGATGATCTTActtaaaaaaaagtgaagaaagacCGTTCCTTTGTTCGCAGGAATCTGAAGCTTCCGGATAGACAGAAGAATATAAGGATTTGTTATGAAATTTATATGTTCATCGTAGTTCCTTCTCCTATTAGAGTAAGAAACTTTGTACACATCTTTTGTGTCTGTGATGTTGGTTTTCAAACCCAAGAGAAAGTGTTGTCAAATCAGATTAGCTAGTAATCTATAAGACCACcattagtggagtaacccaCCATAGTTACTCCCATattaattaagtatataattaatactaaattaagtGAAGTAACCCTAAGAGaaacttaagcaaaatcactCTATTATTAGAGAACCCAAAATAAGGTTGctcaaacatttaaataataattttttaatttgtgtttattaattatcaaactttaattatataaaatgacaaaacaattattaaattttttttatattacaaacaattattaaaatagaaaacaattaaattttacaaactttagaatattaaacatattttacaaaattcggaatagtaaacataatttataaaattcgaaatattaaacatattaaacaaaattcggaataagatttattgtgcgATTGCCCCAATTTTTTGCCAGATATGTTCAATCAAGTCTTTCTCCAAACGATCATGCATTTGTGTATCATGAAGGTCATTCCGAATGCCcatcatattatttatagttGTTGGCATATCTGTAGAATACGATAAATCGACTCGGGAAGTTCCGCTTCCTTCTCCGTAATAGAACTCTGTTGGATAGTAGAAATTGTAttcatgtcgttcgtcttccactatcatgttatgcaagatgatacatgctctcattattttccctatttttcttttatcccaaaaaagtgcaggattcttcacgattgcaaatcgagcttgcaagactccaaatgcacgctctacatctttccGACATGCTTCTTGATTTTAAGCAAAGAGTTTTGCTTTTCGACCACGTGGAAGTGTAATggattggatgaaagttgccCATTTGGGATAGATACCGTCAGTTAGGTAGTACGTCATTTTGTATTGCCTTCCATTGACAACGTATATAACTCTCGGAGCTCGGCCCTctaggatatcatcaaacaccggtgagcggtccaaaacattgatatcatttaacgtaCCTGGTGGTCCGAAAAATGCttgccaaatccataaatcttgtgAAGCCACAACCTCTAGTACGATTGTCGGTTTTCCAGATCCACGTGAATATTGTCCTTTCCATGcagtgggacaattcttccactcccaatgcatacaatctatgctcccTACCATTCCGGGGAAACCCTGTTGTTCTCCAATATTCATCAATCGTTGGAGGTCTTCAGCTGTAGGTCTTCTGAGATACTCGTCTCCAAACAGATTTATAACTCCCTCAACAAAATGTAGAAGGCATTTGTGGGCGGTTGTTTCAGTGAGTCGTAAATATTCATCCACCGCATCTGCTGAACATCCGTACGCCATGATACGAATAGCCGacatacatttttgaagtgcagAAAGGCCGAGCCTTCCAGTAGCATCTCGCCTTTTTCTGAAGTATgggactccattctcaatagCATTAACAATACGAATAaacaatggtttgttcattctaaaacgaCGGCGGAACATAGCTTGAGTGTAAGTCggattatcactaaaataatcattccatagCCGAGCGTGACCTTCTTCGCGGTCTCTATTAATGTGGACTCTTCGGATAATTGGAGCTGATGGTACATCTGGGTGAGTGTAGTTGTATTGGATATCCTCCACTATACTATCAACTTCATCCTCTACAAtatcatcaacttcttgatcGGAACTCCAATTAGACATCTTTTGACAATTTGGGTTTAGTAGAAGGCTTATGGgaagtttaatttattttgtaatggaGAAGgatttttatttggtatagGAGGAGAAGTGAAGATAGGAGGAAAGAGAGTTTGTTTGCGGGTGTAATGGAGTAAATGTTGTtgcaaatgaagaagaaaaagttgtcCAATATATAGACTTAACACTAGAGACACAAGCAAACAAACTAATTTAGTGGGTGTACATACAACCCTTACAAAAGGC
Coding sequences within:
- the LOC104742861 gene encoding ABC transporter G family member 24, with the translated sequence MHGFFSSQVMSFNASQVTMLLNLKMSVNRRSWHKHGSNLRMVILVLWLVCYVGNGQTIANISEFEDNPALLPLVTKVVYRWVSNTTAALSRDLGNRAKFCFKDLDSEWNRAFNFSTNLDFLSKCIEKTKGDIVGRICGTAEMKFYFNASFNKANDTEYWQWQPNVNCNLTAWDSGCEPGWGCSLDIIEQVDLPNSKDFPKRKKDCMTCCEGFFCPRGLTCMIPCPLGAHCPLATLNKTTSICEPYTYQLPPTLRLPSHTCGGANVWADITSSSEIFCPAGSHCPTTDKIVACEKGHYCRKGSTSEKPCLKLSSCKRNTGNQNIHAFGIMFIAAVSTILLIIYNCSDHILKIREKRQAKSREAAVKKARAHQRWKGAREAAKKHVREIGAQITRTFPGKKSDHDGDTHMMLGPGDSASEVYEDIEMSKHSSSSAAQAQSSSAVSNERRASLDIEEESVKRKNLAKAKQTQTQIFKAAYDQIEKEKAMEQENKNLNFSGIVSMASNTETRNKRPLMELSYKDLTLTLKSNGKHVLRCVTGSMKPGRITAVMGPSGAGKTSLLSALAGKAVGCKLSGSILINGKQESIHSYKKIIGFVPQDDVVHGNLTVEENIWFHAKCRLPAGLSKAEKVLVVERTIDSLGLQPVRNSLVGTVEKRGISGGQRKRVNVGLEMVMEPSILFLDEPTSGLDSASSQLLLRALRHEAFEGVNICMVVHQPSYTLFKTFNDLVLLAKGGLTVYHGSVDNVEEYFSGLGINVPDRINPPDYYIDVLEGITIGNSGVDYKELPQRWMLHKGYSVPLDMRNNSADGLQTNPDIGNNSHGNAEQTFARELWGDVKSNSMLRSDKIQHNFLKSRDLSHRRTPSMWLQYKYFLGRVAKQQMREAKLQATDYLILLLAGACLGLLTKKSADESFGYLGYTYTIIAVSLLCKIAALRSFSLDKLHYWRESASGMSSSACFLAKDTIDFFNVLVKPLVYLSMFYFFTNPRSTFLDNYIILACLVYCVTGIAYALAIFLQPSSAQLFSVLLPVVLTLVSSRPKDDSKAIRIMADLSYPKWALQAFVIVNAQRYYGVWMITRCGMLWKYGYDINEWNLCIMILLLVGVATRGIAFVGMILLKKK
- the LOC104744143 gene encoding uncharacterized protein LOC104744143; translation: MSNWSSDQEVDDIVEDEVDSIVEDIQYNYTHPDVPSAPIIRRVHINRDREEGHARLWNDYFSDNPTYTQAMFRRRFRMNKPLFIRIVNAIENGVPYFRKRRDATGRLGLSALQKCMSAIRIMAYGCSADAVDEYLRLTETTAHKCLLHFVEGVINLFGDEYLRRPTAEDLQRLMNIGEQQGFPGMVGSIDCMHWEWKNCPTAWKGQYSRGSGKPTIVLEVVASQDLWIWQAFFGPPEGRAPRVIYVVNGRQYKMTYYLTDGIYPKWATFIQSITLPRGRKAKLFA